Proteins encoded together in one Thermomonospora curvata DSM 43183 window:
- a CDS encoding MerR family transcriptional regulator, whose protein sequence is MADYRIDDLARAAGTTVRNVRAYQDRGLLPPPRLRGRVGYYDDSHLARLRLIGQLLARGYTLAVIKELLLAWEHGRDVSEVLGLEKVLTDPWSEELPGQVTVEELVASFGKGLAEEEIGPLLERATALGLIEPEGDRYRVPSPRLLHVGAELVAAGIPVAAVLDVAERIRDDCEVIADRFVSLVGEHVFARMDGPGGDLAPAELAALVRRMRPLVKTVVEPFIARAMEARVQQALGERMEVIREHLGP, encoded by the coding sequence ATGGCCGACTACCGGATCGACGACCTGGCCCGCGCGGCCGGGACGACCGTCCGCAACGTCCGCGCCTACCAGGACCGCGGGCTGCTGCCGCCGCCCCGCCTGCGCGGCCGGGTCGGCTACTACGACGACTCCCACCTGGCCCGGCTGCGGCTGATCGGCCAGCTGCTGGCGCGCGGCTACACCCTGGCGGTCATCAAGGAACTGCTGCTGGCCTGGGAGCACGGCAGGGACGTCAGCGAGGTCCTCGGCCTGGAGAAGGTGCTCACCGACCCCTGGTCGGAGGAGCTGCCCGGCCAGGTGACGGTCGAGGAGCTGGTGGCCTCCTTCGGCAAGGGGCTGGCGGAGGAGGAGATCGGCCCGCTGCTGGAGCGGGCCACCGCGCTGGGCCTGATCGAGCCCGAAGGCGACCGCTACCGGGTGCCCAGCCCCCGGCTGCTGCACGTGGGCGCCGAGCTGGTCGCCGCCGGGATCCCCGTGGCCGCGGTGCTGGATGTCGCCGAGCGGATCCGCGACGACTGCGAGGTGATCGCCGACCGGTTCGTCTCCTTGGTCGGCGAGCACGTCTTCGCCCGGATGGACGGGCCGGGCGGCGACTTGGCGCCGGCCGAGCTGGCCGCGCTGGTGCGGCGGATGCGCCCGCTGGTGAAGACGGTGGTGGAACCGTTCATCGCCCGGGCCATGGAGGCCCGCGTCCAGCAGGCGCTGGGCGAGCGGATGGAAGTGATCCGCGAGCACCTCGGGCCCTGA
- a CDS encoding response regulator yields the protein MTDETAAHPQGRVVSEPAQGRPDGPAKTRILLADDHALVRRGVRLILDGEPDLWVVGEAGDGAEAIEQVRRRAGTPQEVDLAVLDVAMPRMTGLQAARELSRMYPRLRILILTMHDNEQYLFEALKAGAAGYVLKSLADRDLVQACRAAVRGEPFLYPGAISVLIRSYLEQARQGEEPETPLTPREEEILKLVAEGHSSREIADTLFISVKTVERHRANILAKLGMKDRLELTRYAIRTGLIEP from the coding sequence ATGACCGACGAGACGGCGGCCCACCCGCAGGGGCGGGTCGTCTCCGAGCCGGCCCAGGGCCGCCCGGACGGCCCGGCCAAGACGCGCATCCTGCTCGCCGACGACCACGCGCTGGTGCGGCGGGGCGTGCGGCTCATCCTGGACGGCGAGCCGGACCTGTGGGTGGTCGGCGAGGCCGGGGACGGCGCCGAGGCGATCGAACAGGTGCGGCGTCGGGCGGGCACGCCGCAGGAGGTCGATCTGGCCGTGCTGGATGTGGCGATGCCGCGGATGACCGGCCTGCAGGCCGCCCGGGAGCTGTCGCGGATGTATCCGCGGCTGCGGATCCTCATCCTCACCATGCACGACAACGAGCAGTACCTGTTCGAGGCGCTCAAGGCCGGGGCGGCCGGGTATGTGCTCAAGTCGCTGGCCGACCGCGATCTGGTGCAGGCTTGCCGGGCGGCGGTGCGCGGCGAGCCTTTTTTGTACCCCGGCGCGATCAGCGTGCTGATCCGCAGCTACCTGGAGCAGGCCCGCCAGGGGGAGGAGCCGGAGACGCCGCTCACCCCGCGCGAGGAGGAGATCCTCAAGCTGGTCGCCGAGGGCCACTCCTCCCGGGAGATCGCCGACACGCTGTTCATCAGCGTCAAGACCGTCGAGCGGCACCGCGCCAACATCCTGGCCAAGCTCGGCATGAAGGACCGCCTGGAGCTGACCCGCTACGCCATCCGCACCGGCCTGATCGAGCCGTGA
- a CDS encoding LLM class F420-dependent oxidoreductase, whose translation MELGRIGIWTPALRTRRPKAPEPIAEAVAELEELGYGAIWLGGSPGVQSARVLIEASSRIVVATGILSVWDHPASEVAAQHRALAHDHPGRFLLGLGISHGPAVGDRYRRPYATMMSYLDELDAAGVPAAERVLAALGPKMLAAARDRAAGAHPYLVTPEHTHRARQVLGDGPLLAPEVKVVLDTDLERGRRSARDHLSFYLQLPNYTNNLLRLGFTEEDFAGGGSDRLIDAVFAIGDVEAAERRIAEHFQAGADHAAVQVITADYRTLPLEQWRALAPLAKQ comes from the coding sequence ATGGAACTCGGACGGATCGGCATTTGGACTCCCGCGCTGCGGACCCGGCGGCCCAAGGCCCCCGAGCCGATCGCGGAGGCGGTCGCCGAGCTGGAGGAGCTCGGCTATGGGGCGATCTGGCTGGGCGGCAGCCCGGGGGTGCAGTCGGCCCGGGTGCTCATCGAGGCCTCCTCCCGCATCGTGGTGGCCACCGGGATCCTCAGCGTCTGGGACCATCCGGCCTCGGAGGTGGCCGCCCAGCACCGGGCGCTCGCCCACGACCATCCCGGGCGCTTCCTGCTGGGGCTGGGCATCAGCCACGGGCCGGCGGTCGGCGACCGCTACCGCCGTCCGTACGCGACGATGATGAGCTACCTGGATGAGCTGGACGCCGCCGGGGTGCCGGCCGCCGAGCGGGTGCTGGCCGCGCTCGGCCCGAAGATGCTGGCGGCGGCCCGGGACCGCGCCGCCGGCGCCCACCCGTACCTGGTCACCCCCGAGCACACCCACCGGGCCCGGCAGGTGCTGGGGGACGGGCCGCTGCTGGCCCCCGAGGTGAAGGTGGTGCTCGACACCGACCTGGAGCGGGGCCGCCGCAGCGCCCGCGACCATCTGTCCTTCTACCTGCAGCTGCCCAACTACACCAACAACCTGCTGCGCCTGGGCTTCACCGAGGAGGACTTCGCGGGCGGCGGCAGCGACCGGCTGATCGACGCGGTCTTCGCGATCGGCGATGTGGAGGCGGCCGAACGGCGCATCGCCGAGCACTTCCAGGCCGGCGCCGACCACGCCGCCGTCCAGGTCATCACCGCCGACTACCGGACCCTGCCGCTGGAGCAGTGGCGCGCCCTGGCCCCGCTGGCCAAGCAGTGA
- a CDS encoding sensor histidine kinase: protein MRLFWRVFWLNTLVFAVATVLLAIGPWTVSAPIRLVELAVLLTGAAALLAINAALLRWGLAPLDRLTRTMATVDLLQPGQRLPVTGSGEVAALIDTFNQMLQRLETERSTSSARALSAQEEERRRIAQELHDEIGQSLTAVLLELKRLTDRVPEPLREDVRYAQETIRDSLDEVRRIARRLRPGVLEDLGLASALTALTSQFSEHTGIRVRRSLHPDLPPLTPQVELVLYRIAQESLTNAARHSGAGAVELKLAPADGGVRLDITDDGRGLNGAPEGAGIRGMRERALLVGGRLTLESGPEGGTRVSLHVPTPPKGPQEGRGPRP, encoded by the coding sequence GTGCGGCTGTTCTGGCGAGTGTTCTGGCTGAACACCCTGGTGTTCGCGGTGGCCACCGTGCTGCTGGCGATCGGCCCGTGGACGGTGTCGGCCCCCATCCGCCTGGTGGAGCTGGCGGTGCTGCTCACCGGGGCGGCGGCGCTGCTGGCCATCAACGCCGCGCTGCTGCGCTGGGGGCTGGCGCCGCTGGACCGGCTCACCCGCACCATGGCCACCGTGGACCTGCTGCAGCCCGGCCAGCGGCTGCCGGTCACCGGCAGCGGCGAGGTCGCCGCGCTGATCGACACCTTCAACCAGATGCTGCAGCGGCTGGAGACCGAACGCAGCACCAGCAGCGCCCGCGCCCTGTCGGCCCAGGAGGAGGAGCGCCGCCGCATCGCCCAGGAACTGCACGACGAGATAGGCCAGAGCCTGACCGCCGTGCTGCTGGAGCTCAAACGCCTCACCGACCGGGTCCCCGAGCCGCTGCGCGAGGACGTGCGGTATGCGCAGGAGACCATCCGCGACAGCCTGGATGAGGTCCGCCGGATCGCCCGCCGGCTGCGGCCCGGGGTGCTGGAAGACCTCGGGCTGGCCAGTGCGCTGACCGCGCTGACCAGCCAGTTCTCCGAACACACCGGGATCAGGGTGCGCCGGTCGCTGCATCCGGACCTGCCCCCGCTCACCCCGCAGGTGGAGCTGGTGCTGTACCGGATCGCCCAGGAGAGCCTCACCAACGCCGCCCGGCACTCCGGCGCCGGTGCGGTCGAGCTGAAGCTGGCCCCGGCGGACGGCGGGGTGCGGCTGGACATCACCGATGACGGCCGCGGGCTGAACGGGGCGCCCGAGGGCGCCGGGATCCGGGGCATGCGGGAGCGGGCCCTGCTGGTGGGCGGGCGGCTCACCCTCGAGTCCGGCCCCGAGGGCGGCACCCGGGTCTCCCTGCATGTGCCCACTCCTCCGAAAGGACCCCAGGAAGGACGAGGACCACGACCATGA
- a CDS encoding TraR/DksA family transcriptional regulator, which translates to MTLDTAHSVTGGYDPDSPRGREVRQRLEEERRSREAQLAALTRSDDGQPDDTALVQADALRQTLEDIEEALLRLRQGRYGLCEKCGKPIPEGRLEILPYARCCVSCQQRRRGRA; encoded by the coding sequence ATGACCCTGGACACCGCCCACAGCGTCACCGGCGGCTACGACCCCGACAGCCCCCGGGGCCGGGAGGTCCGGCAGCGGCTGGAGGAGGAGCGCCGCAGCCGGGAGGCCCAGCTGGCCGCCCTGACGCGGTCCGACGACGGGCAGCCCGATGACACGGCGCTGGTGCAGGCCGACGCGCTGCGGCAGACGCTGGAGGACATCGAGGAGGCGCTGCTGCGGCTGCGGCAGGGCCGGTACGGACTGTGCGAAAAGTGCGGCAAGCCCATCCCCGAGGGGCGGCTGGAGATCTTGCCGTACGCCCGTTGCTGTGTCTCCTGCCAGCAGCGCCGACGGGGACGAGCATGA
- a CDS encoding adenylate/guanylate cyclase domain-containing protein: protein MTEAPSSDQLIEETLLGGPARYTRAQVEKLSGVPADYGLRIWRALGFPTPPEDEAAFTDEDVAALQEIRELLDTELVDEEMVLHLARAVGQTMGRLAGWLGGVWLRRLGQEIPDDQPVTEELVFTALAATEELRPRFERLLLHGWRRQLAASALHSLTTTAAATADPASGVALMAAGFADVVSFTRLSRRMDERELAEFVERFEATAAGIIADLGGRLVKTLGDEVFFVAADAAVAAEIALSLAGRHGVDPGFPRVRAGLAYGEVILRLGDFFGTPVNLAARLTSIAYPGAVLVDGELAAALADDDRYDFSSLRPRPLQGLGRVRPRLLRRRTS from the coding sequence ATGACCGAGGCGCCATCGAGCGACCAGCTGATCGAGGAGACCCTGCTGGGCGGGCCGGCCCGCTACACCCGCGCGCAGGTCGAGAAGCTGTCGGGCGTCCCGGCCGACTACGGGCTGCGGATCTGGCGGGCGCTGGGCTTTCCCACCCCTCCCGAGGACGAGGCCGCCTTCACCGACGAGGACGTGGCCGCGCTGCAGGAGATCCGCGAGCTGCTGGACACCGAGCTGGTGGACGAGGAGATGGTGCTGCACCTGGCCCGCGCGGTCGGCCAGACCATGGGCCGGCTGGCCGGCTGGCTGGGCGGGGTGTGGCTGCGCCGGCTCGGCCAGGAGATCCCCGACGACCAGCCGGTCACCGAGGAGCTGGTGTTCACCGCGCTGGCGGCCACCGAGGAGCTGCGCCCCCGCTTCGAACGGCTGCTGCTGCACGGCTGGCGCCGCCAGCTGGCCGCCTCCGCGCTGCACTCGCTGACCACCACCGCCGCCGCGACCGCCGACCCGGCCAGCGGGGTGGCGCTGATGGCGGCCGGTTTCGCCGACGTGGTCTCCTTCACCCGCCTCAGCCGCCGCATGGACGAACGGGAGCTGGCCGAGTTCGTCGAGCGCTTTGAGGCCACCGCCGCCGGGATCATCGCCGACCTGGGCGGCCGGCTGGTCAAGACGCTGGGCGATGAGGTCTTCTTCGTCGCCGCCGACGCCGCCGTCGCCGCCGAGATCGCGCTGTCGCTGGCCGGACGCCACGGCGTCGACCCCGGCTTCCCGCGGGTGCGGGCCGGGCTGGCCTACGGCGAGGTGATCTTGCGGCTGGGCGACTTCTTCGGCACCCCCGTCAACCTCGCCGCCCGCCTCACCTCCATCGCCTACCCCGGCGCGGTGCTGGTGGACGGCGAACTGGCCGCCGCCCTGGCCGACGACGACCGCTACGACTTCTCCTCGCTGCGCCCCCGCCCGTTGCAGGGCCTGGGCCGGGTCCGCCCCCGCCTGCTGCGCCGCCGCACGTCCTGA